From Fundulus heteroclitus isolate FHET01 chromosome 5, MU-UCD_Fhet_4.1, whole genome shotgun sequence, a single genomic window includes:
- the ubl5 gene encoding ubiquitin-like protein 5 isoform X1, whose translation MTVKMIEVVCNDRLGKKVRVKCNSEDTIGDLKKLIAAQTGTRYDKIVLKKWYTIFKDHVTLGDYEIHDGMNLELYYQ comes from the exons atg aCAGTGAAAATGATCGAGGTGGTTTGCAACGATCGTCTTGGCAAGAAAGTCCGAGTCAAATGCAA CTCAGAAGATACCATTGGAGATCTGAAGAAGCTCATCGCAGCTCAGACAGGAACGCGATATGACAAGATAGTATTGAAAAAATG gtaTACCATATTCAAGGACCACGTGACTCTTGGAGACT ATGAAATTCACGACGGGATGAACCTGGAGCTGTACTACCAGTAG
- the ubl5 gene encoding ubiquitin-like protein 5 isoform X2, with the protein MIEVVCNDRLGKKVRVKCNSEDTIGDLKKLIAAQTGTRYDKIVLKKWYTIFKDHVTLGDYEIHDGMNLELYYQ; encoded by the exons ATGATCGAGGTGGTTTGCAACGATCGTCTTGGCAAGAAAGTCCGAGTCAAATGCAA CTCAGAAGATACCATTGGAGATCTGAAGAAGCTCATCGCAGCTCAGACAGGAACGCGATATGACAAGATAGTATTGAAAAAATG gtaTACCATATTCAAGGACCACGTGACTCTTGGAGACT ATGAAATTCACGACGGGATGAACCTGGAGCTGTACTACCAGTAG